The Alicyclobacillus macrosporangiidus CPP55 genome segment TGATGGCGGCGCGGGGCGACGTGACGGGCGTGGTGCTGCCGGGCGTGGGCGCGTTTGGCGACGCGATGTTTCAACTGCGCGCTTCGGGCCTCTTGAACGTGGTGCGCGGCGCGGTCCGAGAGGGCCGGCCGCTGCTGGGCATCTGCCTCGGCATGCAGTTGTTGTTTTCGCTCAGCGAGGAGCATGGATCGCACGTGGGGCTCGGGGTGTTCCCGGGCAAGGTGGTGCGTTTCCCGAACGACGTCAAGGTACCGCACATGGGCTGGAACGACCTCACGGTGGTCAAGGATCACCCGCTGCTCGCAGGGGTGCGCCAGGGGGATTACGTGTACTTCGTCCACTCCTTCCACGCCGTGGTGCAGGACGAGCGACACCTGCTGGCGGCGGCCCAGTACGGGCGTACCCTGGTGCCGGCGGTGGTGGCGAAGGGGTCCGTGTGCGGGACGCAGTTTCATCCGGAGAAAAGCGGCCCCGTGGGCGAGAAGATCCTGCGCAACTTCGTCGCCATCTGCCAGGCGTGGTCGGCGCCGAAAGGGGAGAAGGCCCGTGTTTAACCTGTTTCCCGCCATCGACATCCTGGGCGGGGCGTGCGTGCGCCTGACGCGCGGCGACTACGACGCGAAGACGGAGTACGGCCGCGACCCGGCGGCGATGGCGTCGCGCTGGATGGACGCAGGGGCGCGCTGGCTGCACGTGGTCGATCTCGACGGCGCCAAAGCGGGCCGCCCGGTCAACGTGGATGCGGTGCGTCGGGTGGTGCGGGCCGCCTCGGCGCGCGGGGTGCGCGTCCAGGTGGGCGGGGCATCCGCACGCATGACGCCATCGCGCAGTGGCTCGAGGCGGGGGTGGCGCGTTGCGTGATCGGCACGGCGGCGCTGGACCGGGACTGGATGGCCACGGCGGTGGCCCGTTTCGGGGCGGACGCCCTGGTGGCGGGCCTCGATGGGCGCGGAGGCAAGATGGCGGTGCGCGGCTGGCTGGAGCAGACGGACGTACCGCTGGTTGAGGTGGCGCGCGGCCTCTACGAGGTGGGCGTGCGCCACGCGCTGGTGACCGACGTGGACCGGGACGGCACCCTGCAGGGCGCCAACCTGGACCTCGCCGTGGCGGTTCAGGCGGAAGGCCTCGGGGCCATCGCGTCGGGCGGCATCCGCAGCCTGGAAGACGTCCTCGCGGCGCGCCGGGCGGGCCTGGCGGGAGCCATCGCGGGCCGCTCGATTTACGATGGCACGCTCGATCTGGCGGCGGCGTTTGCAGCCCTTCGGGAGGAGGAGACGGCATGCTGACCAAGCGCATCATCCCCTGCTTTGACGTGCTCGACGGGCGTGTCGTCAAGCACGTCGGTTTTTTGGAGAACCGCCGTGACGCGGGCGATCCGGTGGCGCTCGCGGAGCGATACTGCGCAGACGGCGCGGATGAGCTGGTCTTGCTCGACATCTCCGCTTCTGAGGAGGGGCGCTTGGCCACGCACCGCGTGGTGGCGGAGGTGGCGGAGAAGGTCAACATCCCGCTCACGGTCGGCGGCGGCGTGTCGACGGTGGATGACGTGCGCGCCTTGCTGTTGGCGGGCGCGGACAAGGTGTCGATGAACACCGGTGCCGTCCGCAATCCGCAATTGATTCGCCAGTCGGCGCACCGCTTCGGCGAGCAGTGCGTGGTGGTGGCCATCGACGCCAAGCTCAACGAGACGATGGGCCAGTACGAGGTGATGGTCAAGGGCGGCAAGGTCGGCACCGGCATGGACGTCATCACCTGGGCGAAGCGGGCGGCCGAACTCGGCGCGGGCGAGATCCTGCTGACCAGCTTCCGTCAGGACGGCACCCGCGAGGGGTTCGACATCAAGCTGACGCGATTGGTGGCCGAGGCGGTGAACATTCCGGTCATCGCCAGCGGCGGCGCGGGAAAGAAGGAACATTTTTACAAAGTGCTGACCGAGGGCAAGGCGGATGCGGCCCTGGCGGCGAGCGTCTTCCACTTCGCGGAGACGTCCGTCGGCCAGGTGAAGGCCTTCCTGCGCCAAAAGGGGGTGCCGGTGCGATGGACGGGCACGGGGACACCCGCGTGATGCCGGGGCAGGAGGCTGTGGCGCCGGCGGGATCGAAAGCATCCACGGCGGGTGGCGCCGACACGGCCGCCGAGGAAGCGGTGTGGCTCGACGCGGTGCGTTACGACAAGGACACCGGCTTGGTGCCGGTGGTAGTCCAGGATGCGCGCAACGGCCGGGTATTGATGCTGGCGTACGCCAACCGCGAGGCACTCAAGCGCACCTTCGGCACCGGACAGGCCTGGTTCTGGAGCCGGTCCCGCCAGTCGTTCTGGTGCAAGGGCGCCACCAGCGGGAACGTGCAGCGGGTGGTGGAGGTGCGGATCGACTGCGACGGCGACGCGGTCCTGTACCGGGTGGAGCCGGCGGGCCCGGCCTGTCACACGGGGGCAGCGTCGTGCTTCTACCGGGTGCTGCAGCACAAGGAGAGCGTCATTGGCTCGGGCCCGGACGGGGGCGGGGCGGGAGAACCCGGTGTGAGCGACGGCGAGGCTGCGCCCGGTGCGGAGGGCCCGGGCACGGCGAACGACAGCAGCACGAGCGCCGAACCGGCCGCGGGTGAGGATGCCGGCGGGCAGGTGTTGGAGCGGTTGTGGCGCGTGATCGAACAGCGATGGACGGAACGGCCGCAGGGATCGTACACCACGTACCTGTTCGAGCGCGGCGTCGACAAGGTGGCGAAGAAGGTCGGCGAGGAGAGCGCGGAGGTCGTGATTGCGGCGAAGAACGCGGTGGAGTCGGCCGCTGGCCGCGCGGAGCTGGCCGAGGAGAGTGCGGATCTGCTGTACCACCTGTTGGCGCTGTGGAAGGTGGCGGGGATCCGGCCGCAGGACGTGTTCCATGCATTGCAGAAGCGAGAAAAATGAGTTCTTGCGCCGCGCTCGTTGCCTTCGGCACGTGCGCGGCGCCACGCTGCGTTGGCGAGCTGGATCGAAATGGCCGTCCGAATCGGATTTGCGAGGAATATATTGAAAATACGAGAGAAATAGCCTTACAAGGTGACAGGATGGTATCCTGCCCGCACCCGAGCCATATCGCCGATTGAGCCAAAGTAAGCACCCTATTATACTGAAGGCACGAAACGAAAGATACAATGGGCAAACCTCGGGAAACCGGGGGACGCAAAGCCATGGGCCTACGGCGTTCAAGCTATGGTTGCCAGGTTGCTAATACTCGGCGTGCAACTGGCGATAGTTTGCCAGTTTTTTGTTTTCTCAGACCGTCAAAGAGGCAGGTGTCCGCGTGAAGCAACCCAAGCTGAGACAATTGATCCACCGTGCGCAAAACGGCGACCAGGAAGCGATTGTTCAGATTATTCAACGTCTGATGCCACTCATCAAAAAATACAGTCACCACAACGAGGACGATGAAGTCGAGTTGATGTTGTGGGTCACGCAGGCCGTGCGCAGATATAAGCCGAACACGACCTGGGGGCGCGATGAACTCAGACGCTGGCAGGAGCGGTCGAGGTGAGTGCACGTGGGCGTTGTTAAATCATCTAGCTGATCCCGCCTTATAGGGTACAGGGGCTGAGCACACCGCAAGGACGCCGAGGATGGGGGAAGGCGTATGCAAGGGCTGGGATGGGAGTGGTTGCAGAGCCCGGAGGCGTTGAGCGCAGCAGCGGTCATCATCATCGAGTACGTGAAGGACGTTCCGGGGATTCGGCGGATTCCGACCAAACTGCTGGCGCTGATTGTAGGGGAGGCCTTGGTGATGCTGACGATTCAACCTTTTCCCACCACCCTGCGAGGATTGGCGGTGATATGGCTGGACGGATTGCTGGTCGGCGCGGCATCCATCGGAGGTTGGCATTTGGTGCTGGAATGGGCGAGACGCCCCGAAGTCGTGAGGCGGCATGTCAGGGGTTTGCGTGACCGCCGAGTTTCCACGCGCGATTGACGGTTTAGGCATAGTCCATTGAGGACCTCCATAGGCTGGGGTAGCACGACAAACGCTCATTGCGAAGAGGGTGTTCGGGATGAAACCATTCCCTTAGCTGACCCTTGGGATCTCGCGGAGGCGCGGGTTGTGGCGTGGTTTGTCACCGGCATACGCCAGGAGGGCGCGAGGTTGGCCAGGAAGAGAGAGATTCTGCGGCAACGGGAGCTCTTGATTCTGAATGCGCCAGCTGATGAGGACGGCGAGGACATGTTGTACCTCTTGGCGGCGCACTCCGACACCGCGTCGGAGGCCGAATACCACGTGTTCCTCGAAACCGCGCTGTCGTTGCTCACACCTAAGCAGAGAACGGTCATCATCGCCACGGTCATCCAGGGTGTGCCGGAGCACGTGGTGGCAAAACAACTGGGCATCACGCAACAAGCAGTGCACCACTTAAAATCGCGCGCCTTGAAACGACTGAGGGCCTGTCTGGTCGCCGAACACGCACCGAGTTGATCCGTCCGTGTGGCGGCTCGCCCCTGGAAACGAAGGACTGTTGTACGTCGGGTCCTTTTCACAACACCAGGCCTCGCCGTTCAGGTTCGGCGGGGCTTATCCTGTGCCGGCGCTCGGCGGGGAATACCAGCGGGGCCCGATAAAATACTGATCAACGCGATGATGACCGCGATGTAAAGGATGAATCCCAGCAATACGAACAGCCCCATCACCACGCTCCCACCTTCCACGCTCCCATCAATCTTCCCCATCCTATTCGACGAGATGGAAAAGATTCCTTTCGCGTGCTGGTTCTGTTGCTTCCGCACTGCGGTGGGACGAACTCACCCGCTGGGCGGCAGGGACGCCAGCCGGGCAGTGCCCACACCGTCCACACCCCCTGATACCCTGCGGACCCATACATGGCTGTGCGAGGCGATGGTACAATGGGGTTGGTAACATGCGGACTGTGGGGTCCGGACGATACAAGGAGGAATTCACCATGGCCATTGTGGCCGTCAGCATCGCACCCCTCGGGACGGGCAGCACCAGCGTGAGCACATACGTGGCCGAGACGCAGCGAGTCCTGGAGCGCCATCCGAATCTCCGGTTCCGCCTCGATCCGATGTTCACCACCATCGAAGGCGACCTGCCGGAGATCTTCCAGGCGATTCAGGAGATGCACGAGGCGCTGGTGGCGATGGGCGCGAAGCGGTTGTCGACGGTCGTGAAGATCGACGATCGGCGGGACGTCTCCCACTCGATGGAGGAAAAGGTGGCCGCCGTCGAGGAGAAGACGCGCCGGTGACCACCCAGCCGCACGGACGACAGCGAGAACCAGAACGGGAGCGGGAATCTGAGCGGGAACTTGGGGGAACCGTTCAGGGGGCCCTCCTGGAGACGGATCGCCTCCTGTTGCGCCCCGTCACCGCGGTTGACGCACCCTCCGTCCAGCGCCTGGCGGGGCACCCGGACATCGCGCGGACGACCCTTAACATCCCCCATCCCTATCCAGACGGCGCCGCAGAAGCCTGGATTCAGGCCGCGAACGAGGCCGAGCGGGCCGGCACTCAGTACGTGCGGGTGATGGTGCGCAAAGACAGCGGGGCATTGGTCGGCTGCGTGGCCTTGGGCGTGGCCCAGCGCCACCACCGGGCCGAGCTCGCCTATTGGGTCGGACGCCCCTGGTGGAATCTGGGCTACGCCAGCGAAGCCGCGCGCCGCATGGTCCAGTTCGCATTCACCGATCTCGGGTTGCACCGCGTCTGGGCGGCTGCCATGCCCCACAACCCCGCGTCGATGCGGGTCATGGAGAAGATCGGCATGCGGCGAGAAGGCCTTCTCCGCCAGCACGCGTTCAAGGACGGCCATTTCATCGACCTGGTGTACTACGGCATCGTGAAGGGCGATCCGCTCCCCTGACACCCAATCATGGTCCGATCCCCACGCCTCATCCGGCGGCGCCGGCCGCCGTCGCGGCGCGGGCCAGGCGCTCCGCCGCCCGCTCCAGTTCGAGCGCTCGAAGGGCCTCCAGGGCGTCGCCGAGGTGCACGCGCAGCAGGCAGTCGGCGAGATCGAACGGCAGCGGCACGTCCGTGACGATGGTCGCCAAGCGCTTGCTGAGCAGGGCGGTCTCCCGGTGCGCCACGATTCGATCCCGCAGCCGAACCGGCAACGCCTCCGCGTTCGCGAGCACCCCCTCCAGCGTCCCGTGTTCGGCCAGCAGCTTCTTCGCCGTCTTCTCGCCGACGCCGGGCACCCCCGGGATGTTGTCGCTGGCGTCGCCCATGAGGGCTTTGAGATCGACGATTTGGGACGGGGTCAGCCCCCACGTCTCTAGGAGCGTGGCTGGCGTGTACACGTCCGTCTCCGCGACGCCGCGGCGCAGGATGCACACCCTTACCCCGTCGGCGACCAGTTGAAGGGCATCCCGATCGCCCGTGAGGACGAGGCCGTCCCACCCCTCCTCCTGACAGCGGTGGGCGAGGGTTCCGAGGATGTCGTCGGCCTCGTACCGATGGTCGGCATGCTGCGCCACCCCGAGCGCTCCAAGAACCTGTTGCGTCGTCTCAAACTGCTCCAGCAGCGCTTCCGGCAGCTCGCCCCGTTGGGCTTTGTAAGCCGGATACAGGTCGCGCCGGAAGGTGTCGCGGGTGGTATCCCACGCGATCGCCACGTAGCGGGGGCGCACCCGTTCCAGCGCATGCGTGAACATGTGGAGGAATCCCATCACGCCGTTGGTGTACCGCCCGTCGGCCGCGCGCCGCGGGCGACCGCCATAGAGGGTTCCGAAGTACGCTCGCACCAACAGAGAACTGCCATCGATCAACAGCACATCGGCAGGGACCACGTCGTCCTCTCCTTCCCGTGTCCTCGTCATCATACCACTTGCCGCGACGATCGCGCAGGATGCTTCCGGTTCGCTCCAGCATCGCGATCGCGAGCGTATTGCACCCGCAGGCCCAGCGTGCTACAGTGAAGGTGACAATTTCATCGTGAGGCGCTAGGGGTGCCGTACCGGCTGAGAAGCGGCTTGCCGCTAACCCTATGGACTCGATCTGGATAATACCAGCGGGAGGAAGTGCCATCGGACAACACGTGCGTGGGACCTCTTTTGTGGGCCGGATCGGTCGATTGTGCAGACCGGGCGGAACATGAAAGAGGTTTTTGATTTCCCATCGTGTTCCCGCCTCACGGTACAAAGGGGTGTTGGGCATGCAGTGGAAGCTGCGGGACATTGTCGTGGCGGCGATTCTGTCGGTGGTGTGCGGCGTGGTGTACATGGGCTGGGACTTTTTGACGGAGGTCATCACCAAGGGCTGGAGCCCGGCCGCGATGGGCATTGTCAACGGCCTGTGGTGGATCGCGGCGGGGCTCGTCGCGTACATCGTGCGGCGGCCGGGAGCGGCATTGTTCGCGGAAGTGGTCAGTGCCTTTTTCGAGTTCGCCTTCGGCAGCCCGTACGGGACAGGGGCCATCATCTCGGGTCTGGTGCAGGGCATCGGCGCGGAGGCGGGCCTCGCCCTCGGCGGCTGGAAGCGGTACGGCTCCAGCATGATGATGCTCTCCGGGGCGCTCGGCGGCGTCGGCAACACGCTGCAGTGGTACTTCCAGTACGGCGGCAACCAGTACGGAACGGGCACCATCCTTGGGTACCTGGTGCTGACGCTCGTCAGCGGGGCGGTGCTGGCGGGGCTGTTGCCCAAGTGGATCGCGGACGCGCTCAACCGGGCGGGCACCTTGCGCAATTTTGAGATCGGAAGGCAAGCGGGATCGAAATGACCCGGACGGAGGTCTTGACAGGGCCCCAGGCCCGGGACGCGGAACGGGCAGTGTTCGCCAGGGCGCCGGAGGAGAGGCCGGACGAGGCGCCGGGGACGGCGGATGGCACGGTGCGTCGTGCGGAACGCCCCTGCCTGCTGCGGCTGCGCGGCGTGGACATCGCGTATGAGGACGGGCGTGCGGCGGTCTGCGGGATCGACTTCGAGCTGCATCAGGGGGAGTCGGTGCTGTTTCTCGGGCCGAGCGGGTGCGGCAAGAGCACGGTGGCGATGCTGTGCGCGGGGCTGATGCCGGAGGCGGTCGAGGCCAAGGTGACGGGCGAGGTCGTGCGCCACCCGTCGCTCGAGGCGCCGGGTGCGGTGGGTTACGTCTTCCAGGACCCGGACGCGCAGTTTTGTATGCTGCGGGTGGACGACGAGATCGCGTTCGGGCTGGAGAACCAGGGGCTGGCCAGGGCGGAGATGCCGGATCGGATTCGCGGGAGCCTGGCGCAGGTGGGGCTCGCCGGGCAGGAGCGGGCCGGTCACGCGGTCTTCTCCGGCGGCATGAAGCAGAAACTGGCCATCGCCTGTGCGCTGGCGATGCACCCAAGGCTGCTGATCCTCGACGAGCCGACGGCCAACCTCGATCCGCTGGCCACCCGCCAGGTGTTCACGGAGATCGCCCGGTTGGCCCGGGCCGGACAGACGCTGCTGGTGATTGAGCACAAGTTCGACGCCCTGTTGCCCTGGATGGACCGGGTGGTGTTGTTTGACGCGGCGGGCCGGGTGCACCGGGCGGGCCCGACGGCTGAGGTGATCCGCGAAGAATGGGACTGGCTGGTCGCCGAGGGCGTCGTGGCGCCATGGAAGGCGCGCCCGGTGTGGCTGGGTGGATGGCCGGCGGAAGGGCCGGGCGGACTTTCGGGGGCTGCGCAGGATGCGGGGACTGCTGAGCCTGCGGGGGCCCGAGGGGCGATTGGGGATGCGACGAATACCGAGGCCAGGCGCGCGTTGGAGCCTGCGGGGGCTCCAAGTGGGGCGGGACCGGCGGGATCGAACCTGGCGGAACCGGCCCTCTCGATCCGAAACGGCCGCCTGGCGTACGGCGGGCATCTGGTGTGGCGGGACGTCTCACTGGACGTGCCCCAGGGTGCGTTCGTGGCCATCGTCGGGCCAAACGGAGCGGGCAAGTCGTCCCTGCTGCAGGTGATGGCCGGGCTGCAGCGGCTCAGCGGCGGCGAGGTCCGGCTGCTCGGCAGGGAGATGCGGTCCTGGCGGCCCGCGGATCGCGTGCGGACGGTGTCTTTCTGCTTCCAGAATCCGGAGTACCAATTTATCTACGAGCGCGTCGCGGATGAATTGGCGAACCGGCCGGTGGGGGATGAGGTGCCGCCGGAGACAAGGCGGTTGCTCGAGGCGTTCGGGTTGGACGGATGCGCGAAGCAGAGCCCGTTCGGGTTGAGCCAGGGCCAGAAGCGGCGATTGAGCGTGGCGTCCATGCTGCGGGAGCCGCACGACGTGTACCTGCTCGACGAGCCGACGTTCGGGCAGGACGCGCGCACGCAGCAGGCCATCCTGGCCCGGTTGGCGGCGCTCCACCGCGAGGGGCGGACGGTGGTCATCACCACGCACGACCTGGACCTGGTCCGCCGGTATGCCACCCATGTGGCGGTGGTGGCGGACGGGGGCCTGTTGTACTGGGGGCCGCCCGCCGGGCTGTGGGAGCGCCCCGACGTGATGGCGAGGGCCCATTTGGTGGACGACGTGCGACCGCTGGAGGATGGCGATGCGGCGGCGCGGACAGTGCCGCAGGGAGGTGAGGTGCCTGCGGCCGTGTCCGGGCCAGCGACAACGCCCGCCGAACCGCGGCGCAAGGGGCTGGTGTACCGGCTTAATCCGCCGTGGCACCTGGTGACGTGCGTGATCGCCATCGCGATCGGCATCTTCGCGCACACCCTGCCCGAGGCTGTGGCGATGTTCCTGTGGCCGCTGGTGCTTCTGTTCGGCGCGGCCCGTTTGTCACCACGTCAGGTGATCGTGCGGCTGTCGCCGTTTCTCATCTTCTACGTGCTGTACGTGTGGACGCTGACGGCGTACGCCCGCGTGGAGCCGGGGACCAGGACCCTCGACTTTCTGTGGATGCACCTGAGCTACCCCGGATTCATCGCCGGGTTGGTGCTGGCGTTTCGTATGCTTGGCGCGGTGTGCTTCGGGGTGCTGTTCGTGACGGCGACGGATGTCACCGATCTGGTCGTCGGCCTGTCCCAGACGTTCCGCGTTCCTCCCAAGTTCGCCTACGGTACTCTGGCCGGAATCCGCTTCATGCCGCTGTTTCAATCGGAGTGGACGAAGCTCAAGCAGGCCCGGCAGCTGCGCGGCAAGGACGCTCGCTGGCGGGCGCTGCGGCCGGTGACGTATGCGCTGCCCTTGCTGGCGCAGGCGATCCGCATGAGCGAGCGGGTCGCGATCGCGATGGAAGCGCGAGGATTTCGGGGCGCGCCGGCGGATCGACCCGACGGCCGCACCTACTACCGCGTGGTGCCGGTGCGCGGCTTGGACTTCGTGTACCTGGCCGTGGTTTGTGGGATTTCGATCACGCTGTTGTGGTGCTTCTAGGGCAGTCGTTGGGGCCCGAAAGGGGCGGCCGGTGACGAGGCGGCCGTTGACGTGGCGGCCCGGGAACGGAGTGCGGCGGGCCTAGACGGCCGCAGAAGGGACGGCCCCGGGGCTGGGCGAGGCGGCCCGGGAACGGGGTGCGGCGGACTGCGCAGGGATGGCGGCGGGCAAGGCGTGGATGGCGTCAGGCCAGGACGGCCGGTGACGAGGCGGCCCCGGGCTGGGAAGAGGTGGCGCGGGGCCGTCTTCGGCTCACTCGAAATCGTCCGGGTTGTCGACGGTGGTCCACGCCTGGCTGCCGCGGGTCGCCTGGGCCTGCCGGGCGGTGGCTTGGCCCGCGGTTGAGGCGGCGGTTGAGGCGGCGGTTCGGCCGGAGGCGGGTTCGGCGGCTCGCCCGGCGGTCTGTGGGGCCGTGCTGCCCAATTGCCCCTCGTAGGCGAAGTCGTCGGGGCTGTCGACGTCGACCAGCGACGTCACTTCCGCGTCCCGTTGTCGCAACTGCGGCTTGGGATGGGGTTGTCCGTTCACTGCACGGGCATTGACCTTGGTGTGTTGGCCGGAGCGCGTTATGCGTTCATCCAAAGGAATCTCCTCCTTCTTCGGGCTGGCGATGGACAGCCTGCGATCGGTGGCTTCGGACGGTGTGGAACGGTGGTGGCCCGGAGATGGCGTCGCTTGTATGGCTCGACGGGCCCACGGCTCATGGTTAATTTGTCCAACGGCGGGCCGGCGTAGACACGTGGGATGCGGGTTTGTAACATATATTCCCTTCATAACCACTTCTAACCCGTTTTGCTCGTGTGTAGGGAGGGGATAGCGGAACGAAGTTCTGTGATGTGGAACCACGGTGGTCAGCCGTATATCCGTGGCGGCGCTTACGCACGTTTTTGCCTTTATGTAGCGCCGCTGCGACAGCATAACAAACGATTCCACCTTATTGACCTGCTGTTGCATCTGCCTTGTGACCGTTTTGATTTTAGACGGTAGACTCCCGAGGCCCAGAAGGCGCGATAAGGTAAAGCAACGCATTAAACCGCCCTGGCCGACCTCGCGGTAACGTCAAATCCCACTTTATCCGACGCCTCGGCTCGGAGGTAAGGCGAAATCGCCACTTTATCATGGATGGCGGAACGGAGTTCTGTGATGCGGAACCCACGCGGGAAGACAGGACTCTCGTCGCGGCGTGCAGGGGCGGGAGCTCGATCGAACGGAGCCAATCCGATGCCTCCGCAGCCCGCACGTGCCGTCCGGCCCGCGCCAACGCCCGGAGCCAATGCCCCGCGCCCCCGTGCCCAGGCATCTCACCCCCGCGTTTCACCCATTTGAGTCCTCCTCCATAAGATGCGGCACCGATATCAGCCTATTTGGAGGAGGCCATACCATGACCCTGACGGCGTCCCACTGGATTTATCTCGCCGTCGTCGTGCTCGTCATCATCGGCATGGCGATGCGACGAGGCGTCATCCCGCTTTGCATCATCGGCACGTTCGTACTCGGCTGGGTGTATTCGGGCCACTTCGTGTTCGGCGTGCAGACCCTGTTCAACGCCAGCCTGACCAGCGCGAACGTGCTGCTGGAGATCATCCTCATCATCGCCATCATGATCGCGCTGCTGCGCCTGCTCGAGCGCATCGGGGCGGATCAACTGCTGCTGAGGCCGGTGCGCAACCTGTTCCGCGGACCCGGCATGGCCTTCTGGGGCACCGGGGTGATCAAAGGGATCATCTCCGCGTTCGTCTGGCCGACGCCCGCCACCATGATGGTCGGCCCCATGATGATCCCCATCGCGCTGCGCGCCGGCCTGCCCATCCTCGGCGTCGCGATGGCCATGAACCTGTTTGGCCACGGCATCGCCTTGTCCGGCGACTTCGTGATCCAAGGCGCGCCGAAGCTCACCAGCGCCGCCGCGGGGGTGACCGTGATGGACATCATCCGCGCCAGCGTGCCGTTGGTGATCGCCACCGGACTGGTGAGCACCGTCCTCGCCTACGTGCTGCTGCGCCGCGACATGCGCCGCGGCCGGCTCATCGCTGAGGCCGTGCCGGAGGCACCTGCGGAGCGCACCTACAGTTTCGCCGCCCGTTTTGCCGCCATCGCCGTGCCGTTGGTGTTTCTCGCGACCATCGTCGCCACCATCGTCCTCCGGCTGCGCGGCGGGGACGCCACGGCGCTCGTCGGCGGGGTGAGCCTGTTGTTGTTTCTTTTGATCGCGTTCCTCCAACACGGGCTGAAGACCTACCAGGCCGTCATGGAATACCTGCAGTCCGGCTTCACCTTCTCCATCCGCATCTTCGCCCCAGTCATTCCGATTGCAGGTTTCTTCTTCATGGGATCGCCCGACATCGCCCCGCAGATCCTCGGGAAGGGGGCACCGGGGTATCTGTTCGATCTCGGTCGCGCCCTCGCCGCCCACGTCCCGCTCTCCGCAGTGCCGGTGGCGATCATCGTGGTGTTGGTCGGCGTGATCGCAGGGCTCGACGGCTCGGGATTCTCGGGCTTGGTGTTGGTCGGCACCCTGGCACAGGCGCTCGGCACACCGATCAGTGTCAATATCGCCGTGCTGGCGGCGCTGGGGCAGATGGGCTCCGTCTGGAGCGGCGGCGGCACCCTCGTGCCGTGGGGCGTGCTGGACATCGCCGGCGTGACCGGGTGCAGTCCGGAGGATTTGACAAGGCGAAATTTCCTGCCGGTCATCTGCG includes the following:
- the hisH gene encoding imidazole glycerol phosphate synthase subunit HisH encodes the protein MIAVLDLGIGNLSSVRSGFLRAGEETTVIARGEAWEELMAARGDVTGVVLPGVGAFGDAMFQLRASGLLNVVRGAVREGRPLLGICLGMQLLFSLSEEHGSHVGLGVFPGKVVRFPNDVKVPHMGWNDLTVVKDHPLLAGVRQGDYVYFVHSFHAVVQDERHLLAAAQYGRTLVPAVVAKGSVCGTQFHPEKSGPVGEKILRNFVAICQAWSAPKGEKARV
- a CDS encoding GNAT family N-acetyltransferase; translation: MTTQPHGRQREPERERESERELGGTVQGALLETDRLLLRPVTAVDAPSVQRLAGHPDIARTTLNIPHPYPDGAAEAWIQAANEAERAGTQYVRVMVRKDSGALVGCVALGVAQRHHRAELAYWVGRPWWNLGYASEAARRMVQFAFTDLGLHRVWAAAMPHNPASMRVMEKIGMRREGLLRQHAFKDGHFIDLVYYGIVKGDPLP
- a CDS encoding RNA polymerase sigma factor yields the protein MARKREILRQRELLILNAPADEDGEDMLYLLAAHSDTASEAEYHVFLETALSLLTPKQRTVIIATVIQGVPEHVVAKQLGITQQAVHHLKSRALKRLRACLVAEHAPS
- the hisF gene encoding imidazole glycerol phosphate synthase subunit HisF, whose translation is MLTKRIIPCFDVLDGRVVKHVGFLENRRDAGDPVALAERYCADGADELVLLDISASEEGRLATHRVVAEVAEKVNIPLTVGGGVSTVDDVRALLLAGADKVSMNTGAVRNPQLIRQSAHRFGEQCVVVAIDAKLNETMGQYEVMVKGGKVGTGMDVITWAKRAAELGAGEILLTSFRQDGTREGFDIKLTRLVAEAVNIPVIASGGAGKKEHFYKVLTEGKADAALAASVFHFAETSVGQVKAFLRQKGVPVRWTGTGTPA
- a CDS encoding MTH1187 family thiamine-binding protein; translated protein: MAIVAVSIAPLGTGSTSVSTYVAETQRVLERHPNLRFRLDPMFTTIEGDLPEIFQAIQEMHEALVAMGAKRLSTVVKIDDRRDVSHSMEEKVAAVEEKTRR
- a CDS encoding 5'-3' exonuclease; this encodes MVPADVLLIDGSSLLVRAYFGTLYGGRPRRAADGRYTNGVMGFLHMFTHALERVRPRYVAIAWDTTRDTFRRDLYPAYKAQRGELPEALLEQFETTQQVLGALGVAQHADHRYEADDILGTLAHRCQEEGWDGLVLTGDRDALQLVADGVRVCILRRGVAETDVYTPATLLETWGLTPSQIVDLKALMGDASDNIPGVPGVGEKTAKKLLAEHGTLEGVLANAEALPVRLRDRIVAHRETALLSKRLATIVTDVPLPFDLADCLLRVHLGDALEALRALELERAAERLARAATAAGAAG
- the hisI gene encoding phosphoribosyl-AMP cyclohydrolase; the protein is MDGHGDTRVMPGQEAVAPAGSKASTAGGADTAAEEAVWLDAVRYDKDTGLVPVVVQDARNGRVLMLAYANREALKRTFGTGQAWFWSRSRQSFWCKGATSGNVQRVVEVRIDCDGDAVLYRVEPAGPACHTGAASCFYRVLQHKESVIGSGPDGGGAGEPGVSDGEAAPGAEGPGTANDSSTSAEPAAGEDAGGQVLERLWRVIEQRWTERPQGSYTTYLFERGVDKVAKKVGEESAEVVIAAKNAVESAAGRAELAEESADLLYHLLALWKVAGIRPQDVFHALQKREK
- a CDS encoding helix-turn-helix domain-containing protein, with protein sequence MKQPKLRQLIHRAQNGDQEAIVQIIQRLMPLIKKYSHHNEDDEVELMLWVTQAVRRYKPNTTWGRDELRRWQERSR
- a CDS encoding ECF transporter S component gives rise to the protein MQWKLRDIVVAAILSVVCGVVYMGWDFLTEVITKGWSPAAMGIVNGLWWIAAGLVAYIVRRPGAALFAEVVSAFFEFAFGSPYGTGAIISGLVQGIGAEAGLALGGWKRYGSSMMMLSGALGGVGNTLQWYFQYGGNQYGTGTILGYLVLTLVSGAVLAGLLPKWIADALNRAGTLRNFEIGRQAGSK